A genomic window from Halogeometricum borinquense DSM 11551 includes:
- a CDS encoding preprotein translocase subunit SecD, giving the protein MGRLRDNWRVLLLVVFLLVSTFALFSPTLASEPANAAPGNATATGPTNLKFGLELSGGTRITAPLVGLTAENVQFNDDEPRVVEQNVAAELEGATSSDVTARLSANASTVEVTAENITEQEFRSALDASGYQYETVREGVTAATREEVVGVLNDKINEAGLSGGSAQQVTTATGQHFIRVEAPNRDTSEVQKLVSERGTVVVKAYYPVEQNGSTTYKSKIVLEREDFQDIGTAQETQSGPAVPVTVKESVAPEFQQTMVDTRVARPGGSRCEYDQNPNSTESCLLVVVDGEVVNSFGMAGRLAGSMQRGEWAKDPGFQLQTLSMSEAQQVAINLRAGALPAKLDLSGEDGGTTSYISSGQGASFKIDSLITGIIAVLAVSGVVFVRYSDVKVAAPMIVTALSEVVILLGFAAAIGYPLDLSVIAGFIAVIGTGVDDLIIIADEVMAEGEVSSRRVFQSRFRKAFWVIGAAAATTIIAMSPLAVLSLGDLQGFAIFTILGVLVGVLITRPAYGDILRALTTNDR; this is encoded by the coding sequence ATGGGACGTCTCCGAGACAACTGGCGAGTCCTGCTCCTCGTCGTCTTCCTCCTCGTCTCGACGTTCGCGCTGTTCTCCCCCACACTGGCGTCCGAGCCCGCCAATGCGGCTCCCGGCAACGCAACCGCTACCGGACCGACGAATCTCAAGTTCGGTCTTGAACTCTCCGGCGGGACGCGCATTACCGCGCCGCTCGTCGGACTGACGGCCGAAAATGTCCAGTTCAACGACGATGAACCGCGCGTCGTCGAACAGAACGTCGCCGCCGAACTCGAAGGCGCAACGTCTTCTGACGTCACTGCGCGACTGTCTGCGAACGCCAGCACAGTCGAAGTAACGGCCGAGAACATCACGGAACAGGAGTTCCGGTCTGCACTGGATGCGTCGGGCTACCAGTACGAAACGGTCCGAGAGGGCGTCACTGCAGCGACGCGCGAGGAAGTCGTCGGCGTCCTCAACGACAAGATCAACGAGGCGGGTCTCTCCGGCGGATCGGCCCAACAGGTGACGACGGCAACCGGCCAACACTTCATTCGCGTCGAAGCGCCGAACCGCGATACCTCCGAGGTCCAGAAACTCGTCTCCGAACGTGGTACCGTCGTCGTCAAAGCGTACTACCCCGTCGAACAGAACGGTAGTACGACGTACAAGTCGAAAATTGTCCTCGAACGTGAGGACTTCCAGGACATCGGGACTGCACAGGAGACACAGTCCGGCCCTGCGGTTCCGGTTACTGTCAAAGAGTCCGTCGCGCCCGAGTTCCAGCAGACGATGGTGGATACCCGCGTCGCCCGTCCCGGTGGGTCGCGGTGTGAGTACGATCAGAATCCCAACAGCACCGAGTCGTGTCTCCTCGTCGTCGTTGACGGTGAGGTGGTGAACTCCTTCGGTATGGCTGGTCGTCTTGCCGGGAGCATGCAGCGAGGCGAGTGGGCGAAAGACCCAGGCTTCCAACTGCAGACGCTCAGCATGTCCGAAGCACAGCAGGTTGCGATCAACCTCCGCGCGGGTGCACTCCCGGCGAAACTCGACCTCTCCGGTGAGGACGGCGGTACGACGTCGTACATCTCGTCGGGTCAAGGTGCGAGTTTCAAAATCGACTCGCTTATTACCGGCATCATCGCCGTGCTCGCGGTCAGCGGTGTTGTCTTCGTCCGCTACAGCGACGTGAAAGTCGCCGCGCCGATGATCGTCACCGCGCTCTCAGAGGTGGTTATCCTCCTCGGGTTCGCAGCGGCTATCGGCTATCCGCTCGACCTCTCGGTCATCGCCGGGTTCATCGCCGTCATCGGGACAGGTGTGGACGACCTCATCATCATCGCAGACGAGGTCATGGCAGAAGGTGAGGTGTCGTCGCGCCGCGTCTTCCAGTCGCGCTTCCGCAAAGCGTTCTGGGTCATTGGTGCGGCCGCCGCCACGACCATCATCGCCATGTCGCCGCTGGCAGTGTTGTCGCTCGGCGACCTGCAGGGCTTCGCTATCTTCACCATCCTCGGCGTTCTCGTCGGGGTTCTCATCACGCGACCGGCGTACGGTGACATCCTGCGCGCGCTGACGACGAACGACCGCTAA
- a CDS encoding DUF7511 domain-containing protein yields the protein MSADCPLTSNAGTAPFADPPTEALVATVVEYDDEPDECTIYPLHADEDERVTSWISAKRGSYVQLDEMR from the coding sequence ATGTCCGCTGATTGCCCCCTGACCAGTAACGCAGGCACCGCCCCGTTTGCAGATCCTCCGACGGAGGCGCTGGTCGCCACAGTTGTCGAGTACGACGACGAACCCGACGAGTGTACCATCTATCCCCTCCACGCAGACGAAGACGAACGAGTTACGTCGTGGATTTCCGCGAAGCGTGGCTCGTACGTCCAGTTGGATGAAATGCGCTGA
- a CDS encoding Hsp20/alpha crystallin family protein codes for MLPERPTNAWTQGLDLPSRLFSTGRNDYELYEEDGEFVLSVEMPGFDPEEITVTWDDAVLNVAAEHEDEARGRRKTYHRRFRFPKNVDDEGIAATYNNGILQVTLPVATGTTAAGKQIEIES; via the coding sequence ATGCTGCCCGAACGTCCCACAAACGCTTGGACACAAGGTCTCGACCTCCCGAGCAGACTGTTCTCGACCGGTCGTAACGACTACGAACTGTACGAAGAGGACGGCGAGTTCGTCCTGAGCGTAGAGATGCCGGGCTTCGACCCCGAAGAGATCACCGTCACGTGGGACGACGCCGTCCTTAACGTCGCGGCTGAACACGAAGACGAGGCACGCGGCCGTCGCAAGACGTACCACCGTCGGTTCCGCTTCCCGAAAAACGTGGATGACGAGGGGATCGCCGCGACGTACAACAACGGTATCCTACAGGTGACGCTCCCGGTCGCCACAGGAACCACGGCTGCCGGCAAGCAGATCGAGATCGAGTCCTAA
- the rnhB gene encoding ribonuclease HII encodes MTDQSPVRIGSDEAGKGPVLGPMVAAAVRAPADALPDGIDDSKRLTSAQREEIDQTLRGRDDVTVGVATIDPVRIDDPTTDMNSLTVAAHVAAVAAVAQDADEVVTDAGDVDESRFGRRVRTGVGDEGTDVTVVSEHRADETYPHVGAASVVAKVRRDTLMETIGERYEDYGPVGSGYPSDPTTREFLRTYVSETGELPDCARASWATCDDVLNAAAQSSLADF; translated from the coding sequence ATGACCGACCAGTCGCCCGTCCGCATCGGCAGCGACGAGGCGGGCAAGGGACCCGTCCTCGGCCCGATGGTGGCCGCGGCGGTACGCGCACCAGCGGACGCACTCCCCGACGGAATCGACGATTCGAAGCGTCTCACGTCGGCGCAGCGCGAAGAAATCGACCAAACGCTCCGGGGACGAGACGATGTGACCGTCGGCGTCGCCACCATCGATCCGGTACGTATCGACGACCCGACGACGGACATGAACTCGCTGACCGTGGCCGCACACGTCGCGGCGGTCGCGGCCGTCGCGCAAGATGCAGACGAGGTGGTGACCGATGCGGGTGACGTGGACGAATCCCGGTTCGGTAGGCGCGTCCGAACCGGCGTGGGCGATGAGGGAACGGACGTGACCGTTGTCTCCGAACACCGCGCGGACGAAACGTATCCACACGTCGGCGCAGCGAGCGTCGTCGCCAAGGTGCGGCGTGACACGCTCATGGAGACGATTGGAGAGCGATACGAGGACTACGGACCGGTCGGAAGCGGGTATCCCAGCGACCCCACGACGAGGGAGTTCCTGCGCACGTACGTCAGCGAGACGGGCGAGTTACCGGACTGCGCGCGAGCGTCGTGGGCAACCTGCGACGATGTTCTCAACGCGGCGGCGCAGTCATCGCTCGCGGATTTCTGA
- a CDS encoding tRNA pseudouridine(54/55) synthase Pus10, giving the protein MSILEDARELAAQGPICDPCLGRVFADKSYGLTNAERGRSLRVAAALEDDEEPEDVAREDCWVCEGECARFDDWAERCAESVEDVEFDTYQVGTRAPPLVEENEVLLREGAGLPDDAGELFKSEFNREVGKRFGRLTETDVEFGRPDVQFLLDIDADTVEVEVNSTFVYGRYRKLERDIPQTEWPCNKCHGSGYLGKQPCDKCDGTGYMYQDSVEGLSAPVVMDVMDGTDAKFHGAGREDVDALMVGTGRPFVIEVMEPRRRNVDVERLEGDINAFAEGKIEVEGLRLAEYDMVERVKELNASKRYRAEVEFGDDVSETELTDALEELDGATIEQYTPNRVDHRRAALTRTREVFEATGEWENERHATVEIHGAGGLYIKELVSGDDGRTNPSLAGILGVDAEVTALDVTGVYGVDEEFEDEAFFRD; this is encoded by the coding sequence ATGAGTATCTTGGAGGACGCGCGCGAACTCGCCGCACAGGGACCCATCTGTGACCCCTGCCTCGGCCGCGTCTTTGCCGACAAGAGTTACGGCTTGACGAACGCCGAACGCGGCCGGAGCCTCCGCGTCGCCGCCGCCCTCGAAGACGACGAGGAACCCGAGGACGTGGCCCGCGAGGACTGCTGGGTGTGCGAGGGTGAGTGCGCCCGATTCGACGACTGGGCCGAACGGTGCGCCGAGTCGGTCGAAGACGTGGAATTCGACACGTATCAGGTCGGGACGCGCGCGCCGCCGTTGGTCGAAGAGAACGAAGTCCTCCTGCGCGAGGGTGCCGGACTCCCCGACGATGCGGGCGAACTGTTCAAATCCGAGTTCAACCGCGAGGTCGGCAAGCGATTCGGCCGCCTGACCGAGACGGACGTGGAGTTCGGCCGTCCAGACGTGCAGTTCCTCCTCGATATCGACGCCGACACGGTGGAAGTCGAAGTGAACTCGACGTTCGTCTACGGGCGCTATCGCAAACTCGAACGCGATATTCCGCAGACCGAATGGCCGTGTAACAAGTGCCACGGCTCAGGCTACCTCGGCAAGCAACCCTGCGACAAATGCGACGGCACGGGCTACATGTACCAAGACAGCGTCGAGGGACTGAGCGCGCCCGTCGTCATGGACGTGATGGACGGCACGGACGCGAAATTCCACGGTGCGGGCCGCGAAGACGTGGATGCCCTGATGGTCGGGACGGGACGGCCGTTCGTCATCGAAGTGATGGAGCCCCGCCGCCGGAACGTAGATGTCGAACGCTTGGAGGGCGATATCAACGCCTTCGCGGAGGGCAAAATCGAGGTTGAAGGCCTCCGTCTGGCCGAGTACGACATGGTCGAGCGGGTGAAGGAACTGAACGCCTCGAAACGCTACCGCGCCGAAGTCGAATTCGGCGACGACGTTTCGGAGACGGAACTGACAGACGCTCTTGAGGAACTCGACGGCGCGACCATCGAACAGTACACGCCGAACCGTGTTGACCACCGCCGCGCCGCCCTCACGCGGACCCGAGAGGTGTTCGAGGCGACAGGCGAGTGGGAGAACGAACGCCACGCGACTGTCGAAATTCACGGCGCGGGCGGTCTCTACATCAAAGAACTCGTCTCCGGTGACGACGGACGAACGAATCCGAGTCTCGCAGGCATCCTCGGCGTCGATGCCGAAGTGACGGCACTCGACGTAACCGGCGTGTACGGCGTTGACGAGGAGTTCGAAGACGAAGCATTCTTCCGCGACTGA